One Fibrobacter sp. UWB13 DNA window includes the following coding sequences:
- a CDS encoding carbohydrate-binding protein, translating into MRLLKRLTMAGLLAGFGVGALADNPISAYHYLADPGAAADDTYFYVITDSDDPAASNANGYNIKALYGFRTKDMKNWTDFGIIYDARKVDGIGDIWASGIAVNPNDHRLYIVFPDGGGGGIGLIGADSIAGPWTNPVSGNKKLINNWGGGLADCDGIGWCFDPAIFFDDDGQGYFTFGGGESNSRPAANNNNNIFNIYKLNKDMKGFDVGSKTQLKIGGPKAMEASYIHKYKGNYYLSYSTADLRIAYGMSKNPMGPYEYKGIFMGNPNIGGQNINANNNNHHGIAEFKGHWYVAYHDRRIANGYEGLEKIPADDGRPNPVPAFHRSVSVDEFFYNGDGTMKELTFTKEGPKQIENFDPYDWYPALTSSKQKGIRSRSNWTPGKVAEHLLLPLSTKESWIRVSGVDFGTAATGFVVQAASAADGNKIEIHSGSATGTLAGTCTLKNTGNKNTFAENSCEVTGLKGIVDEIFLVFKGSQDSTMAIKAWGFEGSGTTPPEPQKPYGEKAVTLPAKIEAEHYDIPGVGRGGDVDSYSDNEKANQGDAKFREDQGVDIVEGGTGMAIGYTASGEWLEYTVEVPEDGDYAIKASASTGMESASFCFLADGKAVGDTITVPQTGEDWSVYKEFEGGKAKLTKGTHVIRLVITGDNVNVDWFSLGEVSEVGLKPAVKFQANASRVYRVYSVSGKMLGTVDLAGKKAGEALQSAGFTKGVYMLKSVDGHKTFMTSVAR; encoded by the coding sequence ATGAGATTACTGAAACGTTTAACGATGGCAGGCTTGCTCGCCGGTTTTGGTGTGGGAGCACTTGCCGATAACCCGATTTCGGCTTACCATTACTTGGCCGACCCGGGTGCCGCTGCCGATGATACTTATTTCTATGTCATAACCGACTCGGATGACCCTGCTGCATCGAATGCCAATGGCTATAATATCAAGGCCCTTTACGGTTTCCGCACGAAGGATATGAAGAACTGGACCGACTTCGGTATCATTTACGATGCCCGCAAGGTCGATGGCATTGGCGATATCTGGGCGTCTGGCATTGCGGTGAACCCGAATGACCACAGACTTTACATTGTGTTCCCGGATGGCGGTGGCGGCGGTATCGGCCTTATCGGTGCCGACAGTATTGCAGGTCCGTGGACAAACCCGGTCTCTGGCAACAAGAAACTCATCAACAATTGGGGTGGCGGTCTTGCCGACTGCGACGGCATTGGCTGGTGTTTTGACCCGGCAATCTTCTTCGATGACGATGGCCAAGGCTATTTCACGTTTGGCGGTGGTGAAAGCAATAGCCGCCCGGCAGCCAACAATAACAACAATATCTTCAATATCTACAAGTTGAACAAGGATATGAAGGGCTTCGATGTAGGCTCCAAGACCCAATTGAAGATTGGTGGCCCGAAGGCGATGGAAGCCTCTTACATCCACAAGTATAAGGGTAATTACTATCTCTCTTACAGTACGGCGGATTTGCGCATTGCATACGGCATGTCCAAGAACCCGATGGGTCCTTACGAATACAAGGGTATCTTCATGGGGAACCCGAACATTGGCGGTCAGAACATCAACGCCAACAACAATAACCACCATGGCATTGCCGAATTCAAGGGCCACTGGTATGTCGCTTATCATGACCGCCGCATTGCAAATGGTTACGAAGGCTTGGAAAAAATCCCGGCCGATGATGGTCGCCCGAATCCGGTGCCGGCATTCCACCGCAGCGTGAGTGTTGACGAGTTTTTCTACAACGGTGACGGTACCATGAAGGAACTGACCTTCACGAAGGAAGGCCCGAAGCAGATTGAAAACTTCGATCCGTATGACTGGTATCCGGCTTTGACGAGTTCCAAGCAGAAAGGCATCCGCAGCCGTTCGAACTGGACTCCGGGCAAGGTTGCAGAACACCTCTTGCTCCCGCTTTCCACGAAGGAATCCTGGATTCGCGTGAGTGGCGTGGACTTTGGTACGGCGGCAACGGGCTTTGTGGTTCAGGCGGCAAGCGCTGCTGATGGCAACAAGATTGAAATTCATTCGGGCTCTGCTACAGGTACGCTCGCTGGCACTTGTACGCTCAAGAATACCGGCAACAAGAACACTTTTGCAGAAAATTCCTGCGAAGTGACCGGCCTCAAGGGCATCGTAGATGAAATTTTCCTCGTGTTCAAGGGCTCTCAGGACTCCACCATGGCAATTAAGGCATGGGGCTTTGAAGGTAGCGGCACGACTCCTCCGGAACCGCAGAAACCGTATGGCGAAAAGGCTGTGACGCTTCCGGCAAAGATTGAAGCTGAACATTATGACATCCCGGGCGTTGGCCGCGGTGGCGATGTGGATTCTTACAGCGATAACGAAAAGGCAAACCAGGGCGATGCCAAGTTCCGCGAAGACCAGGGCGTTGACATTGTCGAAGGTGGTACGGGCATGGCGATTGGCTATACCGCTTCTGGCGAATGGCTCGAATACACGGTCGAAGTTCCGGAAGATGGCGATTATGCGATTAAGGCCTCGGCTTCTACTGGCATGGAAAGCGCAAGCTTCTGTTTCTTGGCCGACGGAAAGGCTGTTGGCGACACCATTACGGTTCCGCAGACTGGCGAGGACTGGAGCGTTTATAAGGAATTCGAAGGTGGCAAGGCGAAACTTACCAAGGGCACGCACGTGATTCGTCTCGTGATTACGGGCGACAACGTGAACGTGGACTGGTTCTCTCTCGGCGAAGTGAGCGAAGTGGGTCTCAAGCCTGCTGTGAAGTTCCAGGCTAATGCTTCTCGCGTCTACCGCGTGTATAGCGTGAGCGGCAAAATGCTCGGCACTGTGGATCTCGCCGGAAAGAAGGCTGGCGAAGCCCTCCAGAGTGCAGGATTCACTAAGGGCGTTTACATGCTCAAGAGCGTTGACGGTCACAAGACTTTCATGACCTCTGTTGCAAGATAA
- a CDS encoding carbohydrate-binding protein translates to MKLLKKVTMFGLLAGFGVSALADNPISTYHYLADPGAAADDDYFYIITDSDDPAPANSNGYKIYALYAFRSRDMQNWTDYGIIYDARKVSGINDIWASGIAVHNGTFYIVFPDGGGGGIGYIKAPAIEGPWTNAVGQGKDKLVGGRGIIGCDGVSWCFDPGIFIDDDGTTYVTWGGGESTSRPNTDNFDIVKLNDAKNAPVGNGSHVKVNNLPTRKMLEASYIHKHKGTYYFSYSTGWQQGAPTIDYGTSNNVMGPYTWKGTILGDPSMNGRSINGNNNHHGIAEFKGHSYVVYHDRRIAKGHNGLEIIPADDGQPKPNEGYHRSVSVDEMFYNADGTIQTVKVTDEGPAQIENFDPYDWYPALTSSKQKGVRSRSNFVQGKAADHVLLPLSSKESWLRVSGVDFGTAATGFTVEAASAADNNKIEIRTGSATGTLAGTCTLKNTGNKNTYAENKCEVEGLKGIVKQLFLVFKGDRDSTMAIKAWGFEGSGTTPPEPQKPFSGKAWDIPGKIEMENFDIPGSGRGSEIKSYSENDSEDHGAESNGGKSYREDTGVDIYKKATGYVVGYNQSGEWLEYTVNVKDDGDYTMFASVATDNSTASFTLSIDGKSVAEVPVAGDSWDDFIKVKANVTLPAGEHILRFAVTGDWFDIDYMTFAKGKDAKDPDDETIGIKGFRVLGADAVANFDVFDLTGKKVSSFTARNIHEAKKLWRENPQSRNVQGVCIIRNRHNGAVARVRTTR, encoded by the coding sequence ATGAAACTACTTAAGAAAGTAACGATGTTTGGACTCTTGGCGGGCTTTGGAGTAAGCGCGCTTGCCGATAACCCAATTTCTACTTACCACTACTTGGCTGACCCGGGTGCAGCCGCTGACGATGATTACTTCTACATCATCACGGACTCCGATGACCCGGCGCCTGCTAATTCTAACGGTTACAAGATTTACGCCCTTTATGCATTCCGCAGTAGGGATATGCAAAACTGGACCGACTACGGTATTATTTACGATGCCCGCAAGGTAAGTGGCATTAACGACATTTGGGCTTCTGGCATTGCTGTTCATAACGGTACGTTCTATATTGTGTTCCCGGATGGCGGTGGCGGCGGCATTGGCTACATCAAGGCGCCTGCTATTGAAGGTCCTTGGACAAATGCTGTGGGCCAGGGCAAGGATAAGCTTGTTGGTGGCCGTGGCATTATCGGTTGCGATGGCGTTTCCTGGTGCTTTGACCCGGGTATCTTTATCGATGACGACGGAACCACCTACGTGACATGGGGCGGCGGCGAAAGCACTAGCCGTCCAAACACTGATAACTTCGACATTGTCAAGTTGAACGATGCCAAGAACGCCCCGGTGGGCAACGGTTCCCATGTGAAGGTGAACAACTTGCCGACCCGCAAAATGCTCGAAGCTTCTTACATCCACAAGCACAAGGGTACTTACTACTTCTCTTACAGTACTGGCTGGCAGCAGGGCGCTCCGACGATTGACTATGGCACATCTAACAACGTAATGGGTCCTTACACCTGGAAGGGTACGATTCTCGGTGATCCGAGCATGAACGGTCGTAGCATCAACGGCAACAATAACCACCATGGTATTGCCGAATTCAAGGGCCACTCTTATGTTGTCTATCATGACCGCCGTATTGCCAAGGGCCATAACGGCCTGGAAATTATTCCGGCCGATGACGGTCAGCCGAAACCGAACGAAGGCTATCACCGTAGCGTTTCCGTAGACGAAATGTTCTACAATGCTGACGGCACCATTCAGACGGTGAAGGTGACGGATGAAGGTCCGGCACAGATTGAAAACTTTGACCCGTACGATTGGTATCCGGCACTCACGAGCTCCAAGCAGAAGGGCGTTCGTAGCCGTTCGAATTTTGTGCAGGGCAAGGCCGCCGATCATGTGTTGCTCCCGCTTTCGAGCAAGGAATCTTGGCTCCGCGTTTCGGGTGTTGATTTTGGTACGGCTGCAACGGGCTTCACAGTCGAAGCTGCAAGCGCTGCCGATAACAACAAGATTGAAATCCGCACTGGTTCTGCAACGGGTACGCTTGCTGGTACTTGCACGCTCAAGAATACTGGCAACAAGAATACCTATGCCGAAAACAAGTGCGAAGTTGAAGGCCTCAAGGGCATTGTAAAGCAATTGTTCCTCGTGTTCAAGGGCGACAGGGACTCTACCATGGCTATCAAGGCATGGGGCTTCGAAGGCAGTGGCACGACTCCTCCGGAACCGCAGAAGCCGTTTAGCGGCAAGGCTTGGGATATTCCGGGCAAGATTGAAATGGAAAACTTCGACATTCCGGGCTCTGGCCGCGGTAGCGAAATCAAGTCCTACAGCGAAAACGATTCCGAAGATCACGGTGCCGAAAGCAACGGCGGCAAGAGCTACCGCGAAGACACTGGCGTGGATATCTACAAGAAGGCTACTGGCTATGTCGTGGGCTATAACCAGTCTGGTGAATGGCTCGAATATACCGTGAATGTCAAGGATGATGGCGACTACACGATGTTTGCTTCTGTGGCAACGGATAATTCTACGGCTAGCTTTACGCTTTCCATTGATGGCAAGTCTGTTGCTGAAGTTCCGGTTGCTGGCGATAGCTGGGATGACTTTATCAAGGTCAAGGCTAACGTGACGCTCCCGGCCGGCGAACATATCCTCCGTTTTGCTGTTACGGGCGACTGGTTCGATATCGACTATATGACGTTTGCTAAAGGCAAGGACGCTAAGGATCCGGACGACGAAACAATTGGTATCAAGGGCTTCAGGGTGCTTGGTGCCGATGCAGTCGCAAACTTCGACGTGTTCGATTTGACCGGCAAGAAGGTTTCTAGCTTCACGGCCCGCAATATCCACGAAGCGAAGAAGCTCTGGCGCGAAAATCCGCAGTCCAGGAACGTGCAGGGCGTTTGCATCATCCGTAACCGTCACAACGGCGCGGTGGCAAGAGTTCGCACCACTCGCTAA
- a CDS encoding FKBP-type peptidyl-prolyl cis-trans isomerase, with the protein MSKLKFFLVLLACSAAWAVPFKVETLKEGAGETIRAGQLIKVHYKGYLAVDSATVNKAATDSTVEAPYFANSYYSEQPLEFTVGVGQVIEGWDKGLVGMKIGEVRKLSVPSVMAYGDNSLEGIPPNSDLMFVVELVHAEKPLEADKFPADVDKLKWRDMGRGLKVYDEKAGSGKLNAAGNVIKVHYTGWLLSGRKFGSSKDLGKPLEAVMGAGKMIKGWETGLEGMREGGVRWLRVSPAMGYGATAFSMIPPNSTLLFRVEMVSSDVDPELAKHMDFFPDTTLLKYENGPEGLRYAIVKQGEGEPARSGHRAIVHYTGWMVNGYKFDSSRDRGQPFAFELGAGNVIRGWELGVQGMLPGEKRILVVPPGLGYGSRGAGPIPGGATLIFAVEYLGEE; encoded by the coding sequence ATGTCAAAATTAAAGTTTTTTCTTGTGTTGCTTGCTTGTAGTGCTGCTTGGGCCGTCCCGTTTAAGGTTGAAACGCTCAAGGAGGGCGCAGGAGAGACTATTCGAGCAGGTCAGTTGATTAAGGTTCATTATAAAGGTTACTTGGCTGTCGATAGCGCTACAGTGAACAAGGCGGCGACGGATTCCACGGTCGAAGCTCCTTATTTTGCAAATTCCTACTATAGCGAACAGCCGCTGGAATTCACGGTTGGCGTGGGTCAGGTGATTGAAGGCTGGGACAAGGGCCTTGTCGGCATGAAGATTGGCGAAGTCCGCAAGCTCTCGGTGCCGTCCGTGATGGCTTATGGCGACAACTCTCTCGAAGGCATTCCGCCTAATAGCGACTTGATGTTCGTCGTTGAACTTGTCCATGCCGAAAAGCCGCTCGAAGCAGATAAATTCCCTGCTGATGTAGATAAATTAAAATGGCGTGATATGGGCCGCGGCCTCAAGGTCTATGACGAAAAGGCGGGCAGTGGCAAGCTGAACGCTGCAGGTAACGTAATAAAGGTTCATTACACGGGCTGGCTCCTCTCTGGCCGCAAGTTCGGTAGCTCCAAGGATTTGGGCAAGCCGCTCGAAGCTGTGATGGGCGCCGGCAAGATGATCAAGGGCTGGGAAACGGGCCTTGAAGGGATGCGCGAAGGTGGCGTCCGCTGGCTGCGCGTGTCGCCGGCAATGGGCTATGGCGCTACGGCATTCTCGATGATTCCGCCGAACTCCACGCTTTTGTTCCGCGTCGAGATGGTCTCTAGCGATGTGGATCCGGAACTGGCAAAGCACATGGACTTCTTCCCGGATACGACGCTCCTCAAGTATGAAAACGGTCCGGAAGGACTCCGCTATGCTATTGTGAAGCAGGGCGAGGGTGAACCGGCTCGTTCTGGGCACCGCGCGATTGTGCATTACACGGGCTGGATGGTGAACGGCTACAAGTTCGACAGCTCCCGCGATCGCGGACAGCCGTTTGCATTTGAACTCGGTGCGGGTAACGTGATCCGTGGCTGGGAACTCGGCGTGCAGGGCATGCTTCCGGGTGAAAAGAGAATTCTCGTGGTGCCGCCTGGCCTTGGCTACGGTAGCCGCGGCGCAGGGCCTATTCCGGGTGGCGCAACGCTCATCTTCGCTGTGGAATACCTCGGGGAAGAATAA
- a CDS encoding carbohydrate-binding protein, with amino-acid sequence MKRMGEVLKAAAYGLVFAIPAFASTVNVDVTEEHQVIRGFGGMVHNQWQGGGGLSEADAKLAFGTGDGTIGLNTLRIPVYANSNDFNKEVQAAKYAKKYAGDDFILYATPWTSPYAGANQHMASSNYQKYVDHLNNFNDYMKNQGVPLYAISISNEPDWCGEWACWSADEIYNFTKGYADKMRKNGAKVISTESFRYDKNLYNKVLNDANALKNWDILGAHFYASDRRTGDNFFQYSLADQKKVERWMTEHYTESQGSGNYWRTITNTGDQANANKRDTVNAMDVAYEIHRAMVVGNFNQYTWWYIRRCYGLIMEKDFGNKLQIPQNEIGKISKRGYVMSQFARFVRPGAVRVGATANPEKEVFASAYKSKDGDSVIVVLVNRDYKNSKTVTVNVKGADVQTFHVYTTSEAKNAKYEGEVEVKNGSVTITMDAGNSSNKDCIVTLVGSGTPADPVPREPFGGKVAEIPGKIEAENFDVPGTGKGNKSYSENDSEDRGETNYREGTGVDIYKKATGYVVGYNEEGEWLEYSVNVKEAGDYTMFASVATSNSTSGFSLSLDGKTLVENVALSGTSFDDFVKVKANVTLPAGEHILRMTVTGSWFDIDYFNFAKGKDAADPDDKTIGLRGANFRLPTEAENYSVFDVNGVLVGKFMATTKADVQRMTKSVVRQNGIYFVKSLGGKSYRIFVAK; translated from the coding sequence ATGAAGCGCATGGGTGAAGTCTTGAAGGCTGCCGCTTACGGTTTGGTTTTTGCTATACCTGCTTTTGCCTCGACGGTCAACGTTGACGTGACCGAAGAACACCAGGTGATTCGCGGTTTTGGTGGCATGGTGCACAACCAGTGGCAGGGCGGTGGCGGCCTTTCCGAAGCAGATGCCAAGCTTGCTTTTGGTACGGGCGATGGCACAATCGGCCTCAACACGCTCCGTATTCCGGTTTACGCCAATTCCAATGACTTCAACAAGGAAGTTCAGGCCGCAAAGTATGCCAAAAAGTACGCCGGCGATGACTTTATCCTTTATGCGACTCCGTGGACATCGCCGTACGCAGGGGCGAACCAGCACATGGCTTCTTCGAATTACCAGAAGTATGTGGACCACCTGAATAACTTTAACGATTACATGAAGAACCAGGGCGTTCCCCTGTACGCCATCTCCATCAGTAACGAACCGGACTGGTGCGGTGAATGGGCCTGCTGGAGTGCAGACGAAATCTACAACTTCACCAAGGGCTATGCCGACAAGATGCGCAAGAATGGCGCGAAGGTGATTTCTACAGAATCCTTCCGTTATGACAAGAACCTCTACAATAAGGTCTTGAACGATGCCAATGCCCTCAAGAACTGGGACATTCTCGGCGCGCATTTTTACGCGAGTGACCGAAGGACTGGAGACAACTTCTTCCAGTACAGCCTTGCTGACCAGAAAAAAGTCGAACGCTGGATGACGGAACACTATACCGAAAGCCAGGGAAGCGGTAACTACTGGCGCACGATTACGAATACGGGTGACCAGGCGAACGCCAACAAGCGCGATACCGTGAACGCCATGGACGTAGCTTACGAAATCCACCGCGCCATGGTCGTGGGCAATTTCAATCAGTACACCTGGTGGTACATCCGTCGTTGCTACGGCCTCATCATGGAAAAGGACTTTGGCAACAAGCTCCAGATTCCGCAGAACGAAATCGGCAAGATTTCTAAGCGCGGTTACGTGATGAGCCAGTTTGCGCGCTTTGTCCGCCCGGGTGCTGTCCGCGTGGGCGCTACAGCAAACCCCGAAAAGGAAGTCTTTGCAAGTGCATACAAGAGCAAAGATGGCGATAGCGTTATCGTGGTGCTCGTGAACCGCGACTACAAGAATAGCAAGACTGTGACCGTCAATGTGAAGGGTGCCGATGTCCAGACATTCCATGTGTACACGACAAGTGAAGCGAAAAATGCAAAGTACGAAGGTGAAGTCGAAGTCAAGAATGGCTCCGTGACGATTACCATGGATGCCGGCAATTCAAGCAACAAGGACTGCATTGTGACACTCGTGGGCAGTGGCACTCCGGCAGATCCTGTACCTCGCGAACCGTTTGGTGGCAAGGTCGCTGAAATCCCGGGCAAAATCGAAGCCGAAAACTTTGACGTTCCGGGTACGGGCAAGGGCAACAAGTCTTATAGCGAAAACGATTCCGAAGACCGTGGCGAAACGAACTACCGCGAAGGCACGGGTGTCGATATTTACAAGAAGGCTACTGGCTATGTGGTCGGCTATAACGAAGAAGGCGAATGGCTCGAATACTCCGTGAATGTGAAGGAAGCTGGCGACTACACGATGTTTGCTTCTGTCGCTACGAGTAATTCGACGTCTGGTTTCTCGCTCTCCTTGGATGGAAAAACTCTTGTAGAAAATGTCGCACTTTCGGGAACGAGCTTCGATGACTTTGTGAAGGTCAAGGCCAACGTAACGCTCCCGGCTGGCGAACATATTCTCCGCATGACGGTGACGGGTTCCTGGTTCGATATCGACTACTTCAACTTTGCAAAGGGCAAGGACGCCGCCGATCCGGACGATAAGACAATTGGTTTGCGCGGTGCTAATTTCCGCTTGCCGACTGAAGCCGAAAATTACAGTGTCTTTGACGTGAACGGCGTGCTCGTGGGCAAGTTCATGGCTACGACCAAGGCCGATGTCCAGCGCATGACCAAGAGCGTGGTGCGTCAGAATGGCATTTACTTTGTGAAGTCGCTGGGTGGCAAATCCTACCGCATTTTTGTGGCTAAATAA
- a CDS encoding carbohydrate-binding protein, with protein sequence MNMKRLAALGLIAGFGVSALADNPISSYHYLADPSCASDGDTFYILTDVDDYNNQTNWNYDIVGLYAFTSEDMKNWTDHGMIFRSRREFGNYPNNTWASGIAVKNGKVYIVYPDGASGVGMITAPAIDGPYTDPVKETHGVNRIAGGGSLIGGCDGIAHCFDPGILIDDDGKGYVIFGGGESGQRPYGNNFDIISFTESNGKITFDKNSLKKVSLPNSFEAPYLHKKGSTYYLSFNNRSQVIDYGMSNNIWGPYTFVGTVIPGIGSVPDAHGEGGNNHQGFAPFKDKWYAVYHDRRLVTSDNHPAATTQAGVRSENPNYENHRSVSIDELTWNGDKMNKLTFTREGPKQIKNFDPYKTYKATTSSKQMNIRSRTDWTQGKPVVHVLLPLTSRSESWIRVSGVDFGKGAENLRIKAANVGEGNKIEIHTGSASGTLAGTCELAKTANNKTFVDNDCAMKGLTGVVDQVFFVFKNNGKDSTMGVLEWEFQGTKREPEPQQPFGGKAWAIPGKIEMENFDEPGYGAGNDSYADNDSDDHGAESNGGKSYREGTGVDIYKKATGYVVGYNQTGEWLEYTVDVAAEGDYTMFAAVASANATSSFKLSIDGDDITESIAVPKNDGEENYDDYSKVKANVKLPAGKHILRFTVTGDWMDIDYIQFASGKDAKDPDEGGEVGIRQMVRMNASAATTFDVFDLTGKKVASFTARNMNEAKNILRDGSHAKKVQGVCLIRNRSTGMMAKVRMTR encoded by the coding sequence ATGAACATGAAACGTTTGGCTGCACTGGGCTTAATTGCTGGCTTTGGTGTAAGTGCGCTTGCTGACAACCCTATTTCTAGCTATCACTATCTGGCGGACCCTTCTTGCGCCTCTGACGGTGATACCTTCTACATCTTGACCGATGTGGATGACTATAACAACCAGACGAACTGGAACTACGATATTGTCGGCCTTTACGCCTTCACGTCTGAAGACATGAAGAACTGGACTGATCACGGCATGATTTTCCGTTCCAGGCGTGAATTCGGGAACTATCCGAACAACACCTGGGCTTCGGGCATTGCCGTGAAAAACGGCAAGGTTTACATTGTTTACCCTGATGGTGCAAGCGGCGTGGGCATGATTACGGCCCCGGCTATCGACGGGCCTTATACCGACCCCGTTAAGGAAACCCATGGTGTCAACAGAATTGCAGGTGGCGGTAGCCTTATCGGAGGTTGCGATGGCATTGCGCATTGCTTTGACCCGGGCATCTTGATTGATGACGACGGCAAGGGTTACGTGATTTTCGGTGGTGGCGAAAGCGGCCAGCGCCCCTACGGCAACAACTTCGACATTATCAGTTTTACCGAAAGCAACGGCAAGATTACTTTCGACAAGAACTCCTTGAAGAAGGTTTCTTTGCCAAACTCCTTCGAAGCTCCTTACTTGCATAAGAAGGGTAGCACCTATTACTTGAGCTTCAACAACCGTAGCCAGGTGATTGACTATGGTATGTCCAACAATATTTGGGGCCCGTATACCTTTGTGGGTACGGTTATTCCGGGCATTGGCTCTGTGCCCGACGCTCACGGCGAAGGCGGCAACAACCACCAGGGCTTTGCTCCGTTCAAGGACAAGTGGTATGCCGTTTACCACGACCGTCGCTTGGTGACTTCTGACAACCACCCGGCTGCAACGACTCAGGCTGGCGTGCGTTCCGAAAATCCGAACTACGAAAACCACAGAAGCGTGTCTATCGACGAACTCACCTGGAATGGCGACAAGATGAACAAGCTCACCTTCACCCGTGAAGGACCGAAGCAGATCAAGAACTTTGACCCGTACAAGACCTACAAGGCAACGACGAGCTCCAAGCAGATGAACATCCGTAGCCGTACGGACTGGACTCAGGGCAAGCCCGTTGTGCATGTGCTCTTGCCACTCACGAGCCGTAGCGAATCTTGGATTCGTGTTTCTGGCGTGGACTTCGGTAAGGGTGCTGAAAACCTCCGCATCAAGGCCGCAAACGTGGGCGAAGGCAACAAGATTGAAATCCATACGGGTAGCGCAAGCGGTACGCTCGCCGGTACTTGCGAACTTGCTAAGACCGCTAATAACAAGACCTTCGTGGATAACGATTGCGCAATGAAGGGCCTCACCGGCGTTGTTGACCAGGTGTTCTTCGTGTTCAAGAACAATGGCAAGGACTCTACCATGGGCGTTTTGGAATGGGAATTCCAGGGTACGAAGCGCGAACCTGAACCGCAGCAGCCGTTTGGCGGCAAGGCTTGGGCAATCCCGGGCAAGATCGAAATGGAAAACTTCGATGAACCGGGCTATGGCGCAGGTAACGATTCTTACGCTGACAACGATTCTGATGACCATGGTGCCGAAAGCAATGGTGGCAAGAGCTACCGCGAAGGCACTGGCGTGGATATCTACAAGAAGGCAACGGGCTATGTCGTCGGTTACAACCAGACCGGTGAATGGCTCGAATACACTGTGGATGTGGCTGCAGAAGGCGACTACACGATGTTTGCTGCTGTGGCTTCTGCCAATGCAACTTCTAGCTTCAAGCTCTCCATCGATGGCGACGATATTACGGAATCTATTGCCGTGCCGAAAAACGATGGCGAAGAAAACTATGACGATTACAGCAAGGTGAAGGCTAATGTGAAGCTCCCGGCAGGGAAGCATATCCTCCGCTTTACCGTGACTGGCGACTGGATGGACATCGACTACATTCAGTTTGCATCTGGCAAGGATGCAAAGGACCCGGATGAAGGTGGCGAAGTGGGTATCCGTCAGATGGTCCGTATGAATGCGTCGGCAGCTACGACTTTCGACGTGTTCGACTTGACGGGCAAGAAGGTGGCAAGCTTCACGGCTCGCAATATGAACGAAGCGAAGAACATTCTGCGTGATGGTTCCCATGCTAAGAAGGTGCAGGGCGTGTGCCTCATCCGCAACCGTAGCACAGGCATGATGGCTAAGGTCCGCATGACGCGCTAG
- a CDS encoding DUF4423 domain-containing protein, producing the protein MVTFSDIADYRDFLKEFYDRRKVEMPFYSYRMMGDKLGLDSSYLYRVLQKKQHLPAHALPAAKEILALSGREAEYFDLLYSAAVSKDKTKREELMAKALSLRDVERHSLQAAELKLLENWWIPAVRAYLELNGGVVNVKQIAKDICPPITEEQALEAIETLKSVGLVKKLASGKLALTEAHLTVGGPEKAKAVRNFQRQVLSLASDALENVPVNERNISTLTLSVDQSCFEDLGDMLREFRRLVQKRVDGAKNPDRVMQLSMAFYPVARKGGASENTIIVGEGAGDKK; encoded by the coding sequence ATGGTTACTTTTTCTGACATAGCGGATTACCGCGACTTCTTGAAGGAATTCTACGACAGGCGCAAGGTCGAGATGCCCTTCTACAGCTACCGCATGATGGGTGATAAGCTCGGGCTAGACTCCAGCTATCTCTATCGCGTATTGCAAAAGAAGCAGCACTTGCCTGCTCATGCATTACCTGCGGCAAAGGAAATCCTTGCGCTGAGTGGTCGCGAGGCCGAATACTTCGACCTCCTTTATTCTGCTGCTGTCAGCAAGGATAAGACTAAGCGCGAAGAACTCATGGCGAAGGCACTCTCGCTCCGCGACGTGGAACGCCATTCTTTGCAGGCTGCTGAACTTAAACTCCTCGAAAACTGGTGGATTCCTGCGGTACGCGCCTACCTGGAATTGAACGGTGGCGTTGTAAACGTCAAGCAGATTGCTAAGGATATCTGCCCGCCGATCACTGAGGAACAGGCTCTCGAAGCCATTGAAACTTTGAAGAGCGTCGGTCTCGTGAAGAAGCTTGCATCGGGCAAGCTCGCACTCACCGAAGCCCATTTGACAGTAGGGGGCCCTGAAAAGGCAAAGGCTGTGCGCAATTTCCAGCGCCAGGTGTTGAGCCTTGCGAGCGATGCGCTCGAGAACGTCCCCGTCAATGAACGCAATATTTCTACACTGACCCTTTCTGTGGACCAGTCCTGCTTCGAGGATTTGGGCGACATGTTGAGGGAATTCCGCCGTCTGGTCCAGAAAAGAGTGGACGGAGCCAAGAATCCTGATCGTGTTATGCAGCTTTCTATGGCATTTTACCCGGTTGCCCGTAAAGGAGGGGCGTCGGAAAATACTATAATAGTAGGGGAAGGTGCAGGAGATAAAAAATGA